From a single Dendropsophus ebraccatus isolate aDenEbr1 chromosome 8, aDenEbr1.pat, whole genome shotgun sequence genomic region:
- the LOC138799594 gene encoding oocyte zinc finger protein XlCOF8.4-like isoform X3 — protein sequence MKMAERILSLTLEIIYLLTGEDYGPVRKAAKTVTPIIAPSESEGRSRTQSSVTEHPHHSPTQRRNNEQKILEITNKIIALLTGEVPIRCQDVTVHLSMEEWEFLDGHKDVYKDVIVENHQPIKSVDISSKRNTPERCPRPLNPQSTQNNESKGNHLAEDLIDLTGNVIEEDEEVQDDQDGENILIDGSSKRITPHRSPRSGYALQNHQGETLKSLDISICEIDDGEEEETYMWGDQPCTEETLEDISPADRHNIRNTVAKQILSSPETEENTHDSLEVHPYPCDIRPIHLHSELSFQHSNYEKYFPSYYTAQKESELFSCSQCGKLFSQNAKLTKHLRIHTGEKPYGCSECGKCFSEKSNLMKHMRIHTGEKPYSCVQCGRAFTRRSHLIQHERIHTGEKPFSCSVCGKCFAHKSVQVKHERIHTGEKPFMCPKCGKCFGQKSTLAVHQKIHTHLHR from the exons ATGAAGATGGCAGAGAGGATACTAAGTCTCACCCTGGagatcatctacctgctgacGGGAGAG GATTATGGACCTGTGAGAAAGGCAGCTAAGACTGTAACACCCATCATCGCCCCCAGTGAATCAGAAGGCAGGAGCAGGACCCAGAGCTCCGTTACAGAGCATCCACATCATTCACCGACACAGAGAAGAAacaatgagcagaagatcctagaaatCACAAACAAGATCATTGcactgctgactggagag gtacctataaggtgtcaggatgtcacTGTACATTTAtctatggaggagtgggagtttCTAGATGGACACAAGGATGTGTATAAGGATGTCATAGTGGAGAACCACCAGCCCATCAAATCAGTGG ATATATCCAGTAAGAGAAAtacaccagagagatgtcccagaCCTCTCAACCCACAGAGTACACAGAATAATGAAAGCAAGGGTAACCATCTG GCAGAAGATTTGATTGATCTTACTGGAAATGTTATAGAGGAAGATGAAGAAGTCCAGGATGATCAAGATGGGGAGAACATTCTTATAG atggatccagtaaGAGAATTACCCCACACAGAAGTCCAAGGTCTGGTTATGCACTCCAGAATCATCAG ggtgaGACTTTAAAATCATTGGATATTAGTATATGTGAAATAGATgatggggaagaggaggagacgtACATGTGGGGTGATCAGCCGTGTACAGAGGAGACATTGGAAGATATCAGCCCAG CAGATAGACATAACATCAGAAACACAGTGGCTAAGCAGATCCTATCCTCTCCTGAAACAGAAGAAAACACCCATGATTCCTTAGAAGTACATCCCTACCCATGTGATATTCGTCCAATTCACCTTCATTCAGAGTTGTCCTTTCAGCACTCCAACTATGAAAAATATTTTCCTAGCTATTATACAGCCCAAAAAGAAAGTGAACTGTTTTCATGCTCTCAGTGTGGTAAATTATTTTCCCAGAATGCAAAACTTACTAAACATCTGAGAATACACACAGGTGAGAAGCCCTATGGATGCTCTGAATGTGGAAAGTGTTTCTCTGAGAAATCAAATCTGATGAAGCATATGAGAAtccacactggagagaagccatattcatgtgtTCAGTGTGGCCGAGCCTTTACACGCAGGTCCCATCTCATTCAGCATGAGAGaatccacacaggagagaagcctttttcatgttctgtttgcgggaaatgttttgctcataAATCTGTTCAGGTAaaacatgaaagaattcacacaggggaaaaaccCTTTATGTGCCCTAAATGTGGTAAATGCTTTGGTCAGAAATCGACTCTAGCTgtacatcaaaaaattcacacgcATCTACATAGGTGA
- the LOC138799594 gene encoding oocyte zinc finger protein XlCOF8.4-like isoform X2 — MKMAERILSLTLEIIYLLTGEDYGPVRKAAKTVTPIIAPSESEGRSRTQSSVTEHPHHSPTQRRNNEQKILEITNKIIALLTGEVPIRCQDVTVHLSMEEWEFLDGHKDVYKDVIVENHQPIKSVDISSKRNTPERCPRPLNPQSTQNNESKGNHLAEDLIDLTGNVIEEDEEVQDDQDGENILIGISLDGSSKRITPHRSPRSGYALQNHQGETLKSLDISICEIDDGEEEETYMWGDQPCTEETLEDISPDRHNIRNTVAKQILSSPETEENTHDSLEVHPYPCDIRPIHLHSELSFQHSNYEKYFPSYYTAQKESELFSCSQCGKLFSQNAKLTKHLRIHTGEKPYGCSECGKCFSEKSNLMKHMRIHTGEKPYSCVQCGRAFTRRSHLIQHERIHTGEKPFSCSVCGKCFAHKSVQVKHERIHTGEKPFMCPKCGKCFGQKSTLAVHQKIHTHLHR; from the exons ATGAAGATGGCAGAGAGGATACTAAGTCTCACCCTGGagatcatctacctgctgacGGGAGAG GATTATGGACCTGTGAGAAAGGCAGCTAAGACTGTAACACCCATCATCGCCCCCAGTGAATCAGAAGGCAGGAGCAGGACCCAGAGCTCCGTTACAGAGCATCCACATCATTCACCGACACAGAGAAGAAacaatgagcagaagatcctagaaatCACAAACAAGATCATTGcactgctgactggagag gtacctataaggtgtcaggatgtcacTGTACATTTAtctatggaggagtgggagtttCTAGATGGACACAAGGATGTGTATAAGGATGTCATAGTGGAGAACCACCAGCCCATCAAATCAGTGG ATATATCCAGTAAGAGAAAtacaccagagagatgtcccagaCCTCTCAACCCACAGAGTACACAGAATAATGAAAGCAAGGGTAACCATCTG GCAGAAGATTTGATTGATCTTACTGGAAATGTTATAGAGGAAGATGAAGAAGTCCAGGATGATCAAGATGGGGAGAACATTCTTATAGGTATTTCTTTAG atggatccagtaaGAGAATTACCCCACACAGAAGTCCAAGGTCTGGTTATGCACTCCAGAATCATCAG ggtgaGACTTTAAAATCATTGGATATTAGTATATGTGAAATAGATgatggggaagaggaggagacgtACATGTGGGGTGATCAGCCGTGTACAGAGGAGACATTGGAAGATATCAGCCCAG ATAGACATAACATCAGAAACACAGTGGCTAAGCAGATCCTATCCTCTCCTGAAACAGAAGAAAACACCCATGATTCCTTAGAAGTACATCCCTACCCATGTGATATTCGTCCAATTCACCTTCATTCAGAGTTGTCCTTTCAGCACTCCAACTATGAAAAATATTTTCCTAGCTATTATACAGCCCAAAAAGAAAGTGAACTGTTTTCATGCTCTCAGTGTGGTAAATTATTTTCCCAGAATGCAAAACTTACTAAACATCTGAGAATACACACAGGTGAGAAGCCCTATGGATGCTCTGAATGTGGAAAGTGTTTCTCTGAGAAATCAAATCTGATGAAGCATATGAGAAtccacactggagagaagccatattcatgtgtTCAGTGTGGCCGAGCCTTTACACGCAGGTCCCATCTCATTCAGCATGAGAGaatccacacaggagagaagcctttttcatgttctgtttgcgggaaatgttttgctcataAATCTGTTCAGGTAaaacatgaaagaattcacacaggggaaaaaccCTTTATGTGCCCTAAATGTGGTAAATGCTTTGGTCAGAAATCGACTCTAGCTgtacatcaaaaaattcacacgcATCTACATAGGTGA
- the LOC138799572 gene encoding zinc finger protein 436-like, which translates to MEKYQSQLTESILNITLEIIFLLTGEEYGPMGKSDENLMPISNPHKSGGCSSTQHPIEGPPADSLTHDRSNEQRILDLINKITMLLTGEVPIRCQDVAVYFSMEECEYIEGHKDQYKDIIITSPDLSRAAYECEDFYPPLSVKNQQRFLAAMQEMRCPSVGKHSMPNQAISREAILLSSSIFPPTGHIIQGTPISFWGVSYEHEKEHRDFTDYIRHVFLDHTYSMAAKQKHQWVVDKYFADNGNPTPTNDPPYNLPSEYIEEPNLYGGESVTYSELPTPGGPIQYKAVQLEATDRMQEYQCTPIKVEPVSYAVSNPPDTDFHECTDLKQSPVHIKEEPVSYDSYENTAIYTPMYDTQKYTADHVKEEQPSGIDIYVPEETQYSNSSKAEIDVYLPTDTALTKNKDVHKKRAQQHKHLDKPFLCTECGKCFQCKSGLSTHKKIHMFRKRHTCPECGKSFVSHWYLLRHQKRHSGEKPYSCDECGKCFLKASNFNVHLKIHRKKGPFACDVCGKCFHKNSSLSQHQKVHQLKTPFTCSECNKWFPSQSELSEHRKLHSGEKTFSCPDCGKSFIKVQNLLNHQRLHTAKNPFSCIECGKLFTSNTYLIRHMAMHTRKETSYACSTCGKYFNSNLDLIIHQRIHSGEKSGTNSEWRKCFIRKLGFVIHQRNHAKPKSFSCPECKEQFAKKINLFHHRKIHREEKSTKS; encoded by the exons ATGGAGAAATATCAGAGCCAACTAACGGAGAGCATATTAAACATCACCTTAGAGATCATCttcctgctgaccggagag GAATATGGACCCATGGGAAAATCTGATGAAAACCTCATGCCCATTAGTAATCCCCATAAGTCTGGAGgatgtagcagcacccagcaccccATCGAAGGGCCGCCGGCTGACTCACTTACACATGACAGAAGCAATGAGCAGAGGATCCTGGATCTCATTAACAAGATCACTATGCTGCTCACTGGGGAG gttcctataaggtgtcaggatgtcgctgtctatttctccatggaggagtgtgagtatatagaaggacacaaggatcagtacaaggatatTATAATCACATCACCAG ATTTGTCCAGGGCTGCATATGAATGTGAAGACTTCTATCCACCACTTAGTGTGAAGAATCAACAAAGATTTCTTGCAGCAATGCAGGAAATGAGATGTCCATCAGTAGGTAAACATAGTATGCCAAACCAAGCAATCTCTCGTGAGGCAATACTTCTCAGTAGTAGCATATTTCCACCGACAGGTCATATAATACAAGGTACACCCATCAGCTTTTGGGGAGTGAGTTATGAGCATGAGAAGGAACATAGAGACTTTACTGATTACATACGCCATGTATTTTTGGACCATACATATTCAATGGCTGCAAAGCAGAAACATCAATGGGTTGTGGACAAATACTTTGCAGACAACGGTAATCCTACACCCACAAATGACCCACCATATAACCTGCCTTCTGAGTACATAGAGGAGCCAAATTTATATGGCGGAGAAAGTGTAACATACTCCGAGCTCCCCACTCCAGGGGGTCCTATACAATATAAAGCTGTCCAATTGGAGGCAACGGATCGTATGCAAGAATATCAATGTACTCCTATTAAAGTGGAACCAGTCTCATACGCTGTATCAAATCCCCCAGACACTGATTTCCATGAATGCACAGATCTTAAACAAAGTCCTGTTCATATTAAGGAGGAGCCAGTATCATATGACTCTTATGAAAACACAGCTATTTACACTCCCATGTACGATACACAGAAATATACAGCTGATCATGTCAAAGAGGAACAACCATCAGGGATCGACATTTATGTACCTGAAGAAACGCAATATTCAAACAGCAGCAAGGCAGAAATTGATGTCTATTTACCTACAGATACGGCACTTACAAAAAACAAAGATGTTCATAAAAAACGTGCTCAGCAACATAAACATCTAGACAAGCCATTTTTATGcactgaatgtgggaaatgttttcagTGTAAATCAGGACTTTCTACACACAAGAAAATCCACATGTTTAGGAAACGCCACACCTGTCccgaatgtgggaaatcttttgtCAGTCATTGGTATCTCTTAAGACATCAGAAGCGTCATTCTGGAGAAAAACCTTATTCTTGTgatgagtgtgggaaatgttttttaaAAGCATCAAATTTCAATGTCCATTTAAAAATCCACAGAAAGAAAGGTCCATTTGCCTGTGACGTATGTGGAAAATGTTTCCACAAAAACTCATCTCTTAGCCAGCATCAGAAAGTTCATCAACTTAAGACACCGtttacatgttcagaatgtaaTAAATGGTTTCCCAGCCAGTCCGAACTCTCTGAGCATCGAAAACTTCACTCTGGAGAAAAAACGTTTTCCTGCCCTGATTGCGGAAAATCTTTCATTAAAGTTCAAAACCTTTTAAACCATCAAAGGCTACATACTGCGAAGAATCCATTTTCCTGTATAGAGTGCGGAAAGCTCTTTACAAGTAACACCTATCTTATACGCCACATGGCGATGCATACAAGGAAAGAGACGTCATATGCTTGTTCGACCTGTGGAAAATATTTTAACAGTAATTTAGATCTGATTATACATCAGAGAATCCACTCAGGGGAGAAATCAGGGACGAATTCTGAATGGCGGAAATGTTTTATCCGTAAATTGGGCTTTGTTATCCATCAGAGGAACCACGCCAAACCAAAGTCCTTCTCGTGTCCTGAATGTAAAGAACAGTTTGCAAAGAAGATAAATTTATTCCATCACCGAAAAATTCACAGGGAGGAGAAATCTACCAAGTCATAG
- the LOC138799594 gene encoding oocyte zinc finger protein XlCOF8.4-like isoform X4: MKMAERILSLTLEIIYLLTGEDYGPVRKAAKTVTPIIAPSESEGRSRTQSSVTEHPHHSPTQRRNNEQKILEITNKIIALLTGEAEDLIDLTGNVIEEDEEVQDDQDGENILIGISLDGSSKRITPHRSPRSGYALQNHQGETLKSLDISICEIDDGEEEETYMWGDQPCTEETLEDISPADRHNIRNTVAKQILSSPETEENTHDSLEVHPYPCDIRPIHLHSELSFQHSNYEKYFPSYYTAQKESELFSCSQCGKLFSQNAKLTKHLRIHTGEKPYGCSECGKCFSEKSNLMKHMRIHTGEKPYSCVQCGRAFTRRSHLIQHERIHTGEKPFSCSVCGKCFAHKSVQVKHERIHTGEKPFMCPKCGKCFGQKSTLAVHQKIHTHLHR, translated from the exons ATGAAGATGGCAGAGAGGATACTAAGTCTCACCCTGGagatcatctacctgctgacGGGAGAG GATTATGGACCTGTGAGAAAGGCAGCTAAGACTGTAACACCCATCATCGCCCCCAGTGAATCAGAAGGCAGGAGCAGGACCCAGAGCTCCGTTACAGAGCATCCACATCATTCACCGACACAGAGAAGAAacaatgagcagaagatcctagaaatCACAAACAAGATCATTGcactgctgactggagag GCAGAAGATTTGATTGATCTTACTGGAAATGTTATAGAGGAAGATGAAGAAGTCCAGGATGATCAAGATGGGGAGAACATTCTTATAGGTATTTCTTTAG atggatccagtaaGAGAATTACCCCACACAGAAGTCCAAGGTCTGGTTATGCACTCCAGAATCATCAG ggtgaGACTTTAAAATCATTGGATATTAGTATATGTGAAATAGATgatggggaagaggaggagacgtACATGTGGGGTGATCAGCCGTGTACAGAGGAGACATTGGAAGATATCAGCCCAG CAGATAGACATAACATCAGAAACACAGTGGCTAAGCAGATCCTATCCTCTCCTGAAACAGAAGAAAACACCCATGATTCCTTAGAAGTACATCCCTACCCATGTGATATTCGTCCAATTCACCTTCATTCAGAGTTGTCCTTTCAGCACTCCAACTATGAAAAATATTTTCCTAGCTATTATACAGCCCAAAAAGAAAGTGAACTGTTTTCATGCTCTCAGTGTGGTAAATTATTTTCCCAGAATGCAAAACTTACTAAACATCTGAGAATACACACAGGTGAGAAGCCCTATGGATGCTCTGAATGTGGAAAGTGTTTCTCTGAGAAATCAAATCTGATGAAGCATATGAGAAtccacactggagagaagccatattcatgtgtTCAGTGTGGCCGAGCCTTTACACGCAGGTCCCATCTCATTCAGCATGAGAGaatccacacaggagagaagcctttttcatgttctgtttgcgggaaatgttttgctcataAATCTGTTCAGGTAaaacatgaaagaattcacacaggggaaaaaccCTTTATGTGCCCTAAATGTGGTAAATGCTTTGGTCAGAAATCGACTCTAGCTgtacatcaaaaaattcacacgcATCTACATAGGTGA
- the LOC138799594 gene encoding oocyte zinc finger protein XlCOF8.4-like isoform X1 yields MKMAERILSLTLEIIYLLTGEDYGPVRKAAKTVTPIIAPSESEGRSRTQSSVTEHPHHSPTQRRNNEQKILEITNKIIALLTGEVPIRCQDVTVHLSMEEWEFLDGHKDVYKDVIVENHQPIKSVDISSKRNTPERCPRPLNPQSTQNNESKGNHLAEDLIDLTGNVIEEDEEVQDDQDGENILIGISLDGSSKRITPHRSPRSGYALQNHQGETLKSLDISICEIDDGEEEETYMWGDQPCTEETLEDISPADRHNIRNTVAKQILSSPETEENTHDSLEVHPYPCDIRPIHLHSELSFQHSNYEKYFPSYYTAQKESELFSCSQCGKLFSQNAKLTKHLRIHTGEKPYGCSECGKCFSEKSNLMKHMRIHTGEKPYSCVQCGRAFTRRSHLIQHERIHTGEKPFSCSVCGKCFAHKSVQVKHERIHTGEKPFMCPKCGKCFGQKSTLAVHQKIHTHLHR; encoded by the exons ATGAAGATGGCAGAGAGGATACTAAGTCTCACCCTGGagatcatctacctgctgacGGGAGAG GATTATGGACCTGTGAGAAAGGCAGCTAAGACTGTAACACCCATCATCGCCCCCAGTGAATCAGAAGGCAGGAGCAGGACCCAGAGCTCCGTTACAGAGCATCCACATCATTCACCGACACAGAGAAGAAacaatgagcagaagatcctagaaatCACAAACAAGATCATTGcactgctgactggagag gtacctataaggtgtcaggatgtcacTGTACATTTAtctatggaggagtgggagtttCTAGATGGACACAAGGATGTGTATAAGGATGTCATAGTGGAGAACCACCAGCCCATCAAATCAGTGG ATATATCCAGTAAGAGAAAtacaccagagagatgtcccagaCCTCTCAACCCACAGAGTACACAGAATAATGAAAGCAAGGGTAACCATCTG GCAGAAGATTTGATTGATCTTACTGGAAATGTTATAGAGGAAGATGAAGAAGTCCAGGATGATCAAGATGGGGAGAACATTCTTATAGGTATTTCTTTAG atggatccagtaaGAGAATTACCCCACACAGAAGTCCAAGGTCTGGTTATGCACTCCAGAATCATCAG ggtgaGACTTTAAAATCATTGGATATTAGTATATGTGAAATAGATgatggggaagaggaggagacgtACATGTGGGGTGATCAGCCGTGTACAGAGGAGACATTGGAAGATATCAGCCCAG CAGATAGACATAACATCAGAAACACAGTGGCTAAGCAGATCCTATCCTCTCCTGAAACAGAAGAAAACACCCATGATTCCTTAGAAGTACATCCCTACCCATGTGATATTCGTCCAATTCACCTTCATTCAGAGTTGTCCTTTCAGCACTCCAACTATGAAAAATATTTTCCTAGCTATTATACAGCCCAAAAAGAAAGTGAACTGTTTTCATGCTCTCAGTGTGGTAAATTATTTTCCCAGAATGCAAAACTTACTAAACATCTGAGAATACACACAGGTGAGAAGCCCTATGGATGCTCTGAATGTGGAAAGTGTTTCTCTGAGAAATCAAATCTGATGAAGCATATGAGAAtccacactggagagaagccatattcatgtgtTCAGTGTGGCCGAGCCTTTACACGCAGGTCCCATCTCATTCAGCATGAGAGaatccacacaggagagaagcctttttcatgttctgtttgcgggaaatgttttgctcataAATCTGTTCAGGTAaaacatgaaagaattcacacaggggaaaaaccCTTTATGTGCCCTAAATGTGGTAAATGCTTTGGTCAGAAATCGACTCTAGCTgtacatcaaaaaattcacacgcATCTACATAGGTGA